TCAATCTTGTTTTCTTCGACTCCCCAATAAACAGTCGTATGCTGCTCGGGTGTAGACGCCAGTAATTTTCCTTTTCGGTACACCCTCAGTCTAGCTGGCTTCAACCGAAGTGCTTCAATTTCATCTTTTGCCTGCAGAACAACCAAATCGGCATGACACCCAACGTCGAGGCCATACTTTTCCAATCCCAACGCCTGCGCGCCATTAACAGTGACAGATCGGAACATTTGTCTCATTTCGTCCTGCCCGGTCATCTGCCCCACATGAAGCCCCATTGAAGCGACCTCCAACATGTCGTGACTACCCAAAGAGTACCAGGGGTCCATCACGCAATCATGACCGCATGCAACGTTGAGCCCTGCCGCCATCAATTCCTTCACCCGGGTCATACCGCGACGCTTCGGATATGTATCATGCCGTCCCTGTAGGGTAATATTGATGAGCGGATTGGCGATCACCTGCAAATCCGCTTCGGCCATCAACGGAATTAACTTGGAGACATAATAATTATCCATAGAATGCATAGATGTCAGATGAGAGCCGGCCACCCGCCCCTGCAATCCAAATCGCACCGTTTCCTGCGCCAGCATTTCCACATGGCGAGACAACGGGTCGTCGCTCTCATCGCAATGCATATCCACACGCAGGCCTCTATCCGCAGCGAGCTTACAAAGCGCGGTTACGGACGCGCTACCGTCTTGCATGCTTCGTTCAAAATGCGGTATGCCCCCCACAACATGAACCCCTTTATCCAATGCCCGGATTAATAGTTCTTCGGCCTGCGGATCTCGATAAAATCCGTCTTGCGGAAAGGCCACCAGTTGAAGATCAATATAGGGCTTCACCTCGTCCACAACTTCCAACAAGGCATCCACCGCCAAAAGGGACGGGTCACAAATATCGACGTGCGACCGTATGGCAAGGGTGCCATTTGCCGCTGACCAACGGCAAAGCTTATGCGCCCGTTCTTTGATATCAGCCGCGTCCAGCGTTGGCTTAACCTCACTCCAGAGTGCAATCCCTTCCAGAAGGGTGCCAGATTGATTAACACGTGGTCTGCCATAGGTAAGGGTCGCGTCCATGTGAAAGTGGCTATCCACAAAAGGGGCCGAGACAAGATGTCCACCCGCGTCATATTCCTCCTGCGCCTCTGCTACCAGGTTTGGCTCAATCGCAATAATCATGCCGTTCTGACATCCAATATCAACCAGCGTTTCAGAGCCACCTGCCCGTCGGGCATTTCGAATGATTAAATCCAGCATAGTAGGTTTTTCCTATCTTTGACCACGTCGGAACGGCACCAAAAGCGCTTTTGGATAGGCCGCTTTGCGAGACATTACAATCAACGCCAGAATACTGAACACATACGGCATCATAAGGTAAAACTGGTAGGGAATAAACGAAGCACTGGATTGTTGAACGCGAATTTGGATCGCATCAAACGCCGCGAACAAAACCGCACCCAACAGAGCCTTTCCCGGCCGCCAGGACGCAAAAATGACAAGAGCCACACAAATCCAGCCCCGCCCATTTATCATATCAAAATAGAAGGCATCAAAAACCGAAATCGTTAAAAACGCACCCCCCACAGCCATAAACCCGCTGCCGACCATAACGGCCGCTGTCCTGACACGATAGACATCAATCCCCTGCACTTCCACGGCCATCGGGTTTTCCCCAACCATGCGAACCGCGAGCCCGACCGGTGTCCGGTAAAGACCATATGCCACGACACCGACCATAATGAAGGCAAGATACGTCAAGGGCGACTGGTTGAAAAAGGCTTCCCCGATCACGGGAATGTCCGACAGGAACGGGACGGCCCAAGACTGGAAAGGTTCGATTTTTGGAGGCGTTGTAACGCCCGGCAATAACATTCTGAATGAATAATAACTCAGGGAAGTGGACAAAAGCGTAATGCCAATTCCCGTCACATGCTGGGAAAGCCCCATATATACCGAAAAGATACTATGTAAATACCCAAACAGCATCCCGAAGGCCGCGGCCACAAGGACTGCCGTCCATAAATCGCCACCTTGATACACCCACATCCAGGCAACCATTGCGCCCGTTGTCATGATGCCTTCAATACCAAGATTAAGAACCCCGGCCCGTTCGCAAATCAGTTCACCAAGCGTTCCGAAAATCAGCGGTGTGGCCATCCTGACTGTGGCAGCCCAAAACCCGATATTAAGGAACATATCAAAGAAATCCATACTGTTCCTCCTTATCCGAACCGGACGCGCATGCGGGTCAACATGACGGCCAACATCACCATTAGTAAAGACGCCGCCGTAATGACATCCGCGATATAATTGGAAACATCCATTGCCCGGCTCATACTATCAGCCCCATTGTAAATGCCTGCAATAAACAAGGCCGCGGCAATGACGCCCAACGGATTAAGCCCCGCCAGCATGGCAACAGCTATGCCCGTATAGCCAAAGCCTGGCGATATATCGAGCGTTAGATATTCTTTTGTCCCGGCTACTTCCGTCACGCCCGCGCAAGCCGCAAGACCTCCGGATATCAAGGCGGTACGGATAATGGTTTTATTTATCGGAATGCCGGCAAAACTAGCCGCATCCTGATTTAATCCAACCGCACGTATTTCAAGTCCCCATTTGGTCTTGCTCATGACAATCCAGATGCAGACAGCGGCCAATACTGAAAAAATCAATCCACCATGAAGCCGGGTCTTCGCGATCAGGTTCGGCAGAATTCCGCTATCAACAATGGGTGCCCCTTGAGGCCAGCCCATCGCCATAGGATCTTTCCATGGTCCGAAAAGCAGGTAGTTGGTCAGCAGCAAAATCACGAAATTCAACAAGAGGGTGGTAACAACCTCATCCACTTTAAGCCGGGTTTTCAGCAAGGCCGGGATCAACAGCAAGACCCCTCCTGCGATCGCGCCCACCACAAACAGAAACGGTATCATCAATGGGGCTGGCAGAGTAATAAGACCAGTTCCAAAATAAGTGGCTGCTAGCGCTCCCATATATAATTGGCCTTCACCGCCAATGTTCCAAAGCTTCGCCCGAAACGCCACAGCGGCAGCCAAACCGGTCAGGATCAAAGGTGTTGCCCGCACCAGTGTCTCCGCTATCGCAAATTTCGATCCAAACGCTCCAACGAACAAAGCAAAATAAGACTCTAGCAAAGGGGCTCCCGCCCAAAGAATAAGCCCGCCGCACAGGATCAGAACGATAAAGACCGCCGCGATTGGGGCAAGGATTGTCATCCAAAGGGGCGTATGGGTTCTCGGTTCAAGCAGCATGGCTGTCCTCCCTATCGGCAGACAAAAACCCTTCGCCGCTCATCAAAAGTCCCAACTGTTGCAGGGTAACCTCTTCTACCGGCATCTGCTTGCTTAGCTGACCCTGATACATCACAGCAACCAGATCCGAAATGGCCAGTAATTCTTCTAAATCTTCAGAAATCAAGACAACTCCTGCGCCCCGGCCACGGGCCTTTAATAACTGTTCATGGACAAATGTTGCAGCCCCCACATCCAGACCCCGCGTCGGCTGGTTGGCCAGAATAATTTGCGGATTATTTTCAAGGATACGGGCAAGAATGACTTTCTGCATGTTACCGCCTGAAAGCCCTCTCACGATTGTATCCGGCGCGGCTCCCCGGATATCAAATGCTTTGATAAGCCGTTCTGCATGCGCTCGGATTGCGCCGGCCTGCAACCATCCCTTTTTTGAAAATTCCTTGTTGGAATATTGTTCAAGGATCAAGTTTTCCTCAACCGAGAAATCCCCAACAACGCCTTCGACATGACGGTCTTCCGGCACTCGCCCGACACCTTGCTCTACCATGTGTAATGGATGAAAATTATGTACCATCTCGCCGCTCATCTCGACGGTCCCCTTGCCGGGTTGAAGGGTACCGCAAATCAGATCGGATAGGGCTTTTTGTCCGTTTCCTGAAACACCGGCTATTCCGACGATCTGGTTTCTCCGTAAATGTAGAGACACTGATTTCAACTGGGTCTGGCCCGATTCATCATCGAAACCAACACCGTCAATTTTCAACAGCGGGTCTCCTGCGGGCAACGTTTCGCGGACCGGCTGCGGGATAACCTCACCCACCATTTTTTCTGCAATAATTTCGCGAGAAGCCTCAGAAACCGGAAAGTTTGCGACAAGTTTACCATGTCGAAGAACCGCAATATCATCCGCAATATTCATGACTTCACCCAATTTGTGAGAAATGAAAATGACGGAGAGTCCGCGCGCCAGCATATCTCTTAGAATAACAAAAAGCTGGTCACTTTCCTGCGGGGTAAGGACGGCGGTAGGCTCATCCAGAATGAGGATTTTAGCGCCCCGATACAGGGCCTTAAGAATTTCTACCCGCTGTTTTTCGCCAACGGTCAGCGATTTAATGGAAGCGTCCGGATCAACGGTTAAACCAAATTCTTCCGATAGAGACATCAATTTGTCTCGAGCCGTTTTCTTTTCCTGTCGAAGGGACCAGAGTTTTTCCGTTCCCAGTATAATATTCTCCAGAACCGTCAGATTATCAGCCAGCGTGAAATGCTGGTGCACCATTCCCACGCCTAATGCAATTGCCTGCGCCGGGCTGGAACTATCCAGCCTTTTGCCAAACACCTCGATATGACCTTCATCGGCGGCATAGTGACCAAAAATGATATTCATCAAGGTCGTTTTGCCAGCGCCGTTTTCCCCAAGAAGGGACAAAACCTTACCTTTTTCCAACGAAAAACTGATGGCATCATTTGCTGTCAGATTGCCAAACCGCTTCGTGATTTGATCAACGCGCAGCACTATCTCAGACTGGGTCAAACCCTTCGCCCCCGAATATATGGAAAAGGGTGAGCGATACGCTCACCCATCATTTTAGAATGTAGATTTTGGTTCGTCGTCGTTGATCTCGACAACGAATTCACCTGACATGATTTTCGCTGTAAGCTCTTCGACTTTTGCTTTCGCAGCAGCAGGAATTTTGCTGTCGAATTCATAGAAAGAGGACAAAGAGGCGCCGCCTTTCTGCATCATCGTCCATTCTTTATAATTGGACGCTGTAAACGTTCCAGCTTTCACATCTTTGATCGCATTATCAATCGCATTTTCCATGTGCCACAAAGCCGAAGCGACGACAACGTCTTTGCCATTTTCTTCTTTATTCATGTCGTTCACATTACCGAATGCCAGAATGCCTTTTTCCCGAGCGGCATCAACAACACCCGCACGTTCTGCATATAAAACATCAACACCAGATTCGACCTGAGCAAAGGCAAACTCTTTTGCTTTTGGTGGATCGTACCAAGAACCAATGAAGGATACTTTGAACTCGACATCTGGATTAACCGAACGCGCACCCGCCATGAAGGCGTGGAAAAGCCGGTTTACTTCACCAATCGGATATCCACCGATCATCCCGATTTTATTGGTTTTCGTCATCGAACCTGCGATGACCCCCATCAGGTAGCATGGCTCGTGGATATAGTTATCAAAAACCGAAAAATTCTTGCCATATTTGTCACCGGGATCGCCCATTAGAAATGCGACTTCCGGATAATCATCCGCCACTTTTCGAGCCTCACGGCTAATACCAAAAGCTTCACCAACAATCAGTTTGGCGCCGCCTTCAGCATATTCGCGCATTACGCGGACGTAATCTGTATTGGCAGTTTTTTCAGAGAAAACATAGTCGATTTTCCCTTCTTTTTCCGCTTTGACCAACGCTCTATGCAATGTGCCAGCCCATTTTTGCTGTACTGGAACTGTGTAAATACCGGCAACTTTCAATTTATCGGCCTGAGCAACGGTCGCCCCCAGTACCATCATCATGCCGACGGCCAAGGCCGTCATCATCTTCCGTATCCCCATCTCGCTCTCCATGTTGGGTTCACATGTCATAACGTGAACCAGATTGACATTCTTAAGCATTCTGGTCTTCAAAAACCGTGCCAGACTTGCTGTCAATTCTTCTCATTAGAAAAACCATACATAAAAACTGACCAATTGGTCAAATTTTCCCGGCATTACTTCTCTAAATTCCGTGCAGAACCGCTCGTTATTCTGTTTAATTCTGATCCCACTTCATAAGGAGTTACCCTTTCTGTTGCAATTTTATTTATCGTTTGCACAAAAAAATAGCATAAAAAAACCTACATCAAATCAATGATGTAGGTTTAGTTTTTGCTTATTGATCGATCACCCAGACTTCTTTTTCAGCCGCTGTACGCCACTCTTCAAATGCCGGCAATTGCCAAACTGCATCGCAATAACGCCGGCAGACATCTGACACCGGAACAGATCGGCTTTTAAGGCGTGCGACAACAGGAGCAAAGGCGGCATCTGCTAAAGATAACGCCCCAAATAGATACGGCCCTTCAGCGGAATACGTCTGGAGACAATCCTCCCAAATCGACAAGATACGCTGCACATCCTGTTCGACATTTTCCGGTAATGGTTGATAGGCTTCACATTTCGAAAGGTTCATGGGAACATGCTCACGCAAAGCAAAAAAACCACCATGCATTTCTGCAACAATTGAACGGGCCCTTGCTCTCGCATGGGGGTCAATTGGCCAAAGTGGCCCGCCCATACTGTTTTCCGCCGCAAATTCCATGATAGAAAGGCTATCCCAAATACTATACCCATCCTCTACCAGAACAGGTACTTTCGGTGGGGCACCCGGCGCCAGAGTCTGAATAGTGGCATGCGTTTGTGTTTCGAACAACGGGACGACCTGCTCCTCGAACTCAAGACCGGCAAATTTCAGGGCCAAAAACCCTCTTAAAGACCACGAGGAATATCGTTTGTTACCCATCACTAATAGCCGCGCCATTTTACGCTTTCTCCATAAAGAATAAATTCAGGGCCAGTCCGACGAACAGACTGCCAGATAAATAAAATAAACATTTTCTCAACACAGGGCGGTCAGACATCACCTGTCCTGCACGCCCCGCCAAAACCCCCACAGCGCCATTGACGACCAAACCACTTACGCCAACAAAACAGCCCATCAAGAATATGGTTAGTGTCAAATGTTGGGTGGTGGGGTCAACAAACTGAGGGAGAAAAGCAATAAAGAACAATCCCACTTTGGGGTTAATGACATTAGTCAGAAATCCACGAAAAAATAAATGCCGCTTTGAAGGATGGGTATCTACGGTCGAGACACGGACCGGCTTTCTGGCTTCCTGAAAAGTCTTAAACCCGACCCACAACAAATATAGGGCTCCTGCCACTCGCAACAGATCATACGCAAACTCTGAACGTGCCAAAAGGGCTGTCACACCAACGGCGGCAAAGGTGGCGTGAACCAGCGCACCAGAGGCAACCCCTGCCGCAGAGATCAACCCTGCGCGGCTGCCCCCTTTCATTCCGCAGGCCGCAGAAAACAGCATATCCGGCCCGGGCGTTAAGTTTAAAACCAGAACGGCTGCAAAAAACAAACCAAAAGCAACTGGATCCATTTTCTGATCTCTACTTCCCTTGCTCGCCTTTTATCACGGCCTGTGCAACCAGCATTCGATTTGCTTTTGGATCAAATGTGCAGGAAGGACTGCCATAAAGAACATATCCCTCTTCCAGCGCTTCACTGACACGCACACAAAAAGCATGAGTATCTTCACCTGTTAGCAAACGATAATATGGTTTTTCTTTATCCTGGTTTTTACTCATTATCAGTTTTTCCTATTTCTAATTTTGCTAAAGACAACAACCCAGCCCAACAAAAAACATCCCCCGGCCAACGCCATCACAGACCAGTTCAAAGACCTTACATTCCGTCGAAACTTCAGCGAAGCACCACGAATGTTGGCTTTTTTCTGTTTTAAAGACCAATTAGCCTGATAAAGACCGTCGGTTATTACATCAAAGGTATCCGCAATATGGGTCATGCGGCTTGCCTCATAGTTTGGCCCCTGGTCCTCTCGCTTCACGACATGGCTGCCATCTGCATTTCCAACCTTTCGGCCTAACGGATCTAATACTTCAACGACATACTCATAGGCATTATTCGTTTCATCCTGAATGTTGATCTCGTAATCAACTGTTACCAAGACCCGAACGGGTGACATTACCGACGTTAATCTCAGGCCGCCGACCTCTCCGGAATTACCCTGCAAAGGATGGACGGATATTTCCTCTCCGCTATTGCTGTAATCATGGAACTCCCAGCCAGCAAGACCGATCGACCCCACAAAAAGTAATAATACCAAGACCTTACTCATAAAGGCCGCTCCTCTATCATCGCCTGAATTAACTTTCCGGATGATGATGCCTGCGTGCAAGCCCCGACGCAAGAAATCTTCGTTTCCTTTTCAACACAGACTTGAAAAATTAAACCACTGCGTGGCTCTTAAACGTAAAGGTGTTTTTTTGATCGTTATCGCATATCATAATTTTCTTTTTGAACCTATTGAGGCCGAACGACGACACACGTGCAGACCCTTTGTTATAAACCAACATTAAGTGGAAAAATCATGAGACAGATTGCAACATTTGCCATTACAGCAATATTAGCAACCCTGCTTGCGTCGCAAAGCCATGCCGTCAAGCCAGCAACACACGGATTGAGCATCAATCAAGAAATCAATGTTCACGATGTTGGCACAGTTCCAACGATTACGGTTCGAAATACCTCTGTAAATAAACAGCTGAGTGCCCTTTCTCTGCAAGCGGAAAAAAACAGCATCCAAATCAAAATGAAAGGTGAAGTCGAGTGCGGCGGTACCTATTTCGATAATTATCGGAAACGCCAGGGATATACGTTTAAAGAAGGTCGTCTCGGTGTCGGAACAGAAGAGGACATCTATTGGGACGTCCAGGCCGGAACAAGCAATAATATTAACAAAAGCAGCCATGCAATTACAAAAACACTCACGGTGAACCTTGCCCATTTCAACGGCACCGAACACGAAATCAATGCCGCTGCCTATGTTCTTCAAAAAGCGAACCAACATGCCGGTAATGGCGGCAATAAAATAAACTACCTCCGTCAGGACCATGTTTATTATGTCAAAGTACCCATTCGTTTTCAGGCAGATTGCCGAAAATTCACTCGCTACAAAATAAAAAAGGAAACGGTGATGGAAAGCGGCGCGGACAATATCGTTGCCACTCGGCTCATCAATGTCAAGATTGCGTATAAAGGAGACAAAAACCTGACAGGAAGCCTGTCGGCTCAACTTATCCCTAATCAAGGACAGGGAAACACGATCAATGCAGGCCCACAGAATTTTATCTCCGTCGACAGCGGAACCTTCCTTCAAGGCATTAAGAAACTGAAAGGAAAATGTGTTCTGGAACCCTTTTTCAAAATTGAATTAAAAGGCTCTGGTAACGGTCAGGTCAAAATACGGATTAATGACGGCGGTTCTACAATTTTAGACAGCGCCCCTGTTACCTTCAGTAAAGGCAAAGCCGTCTTTACCTTTTCTAAGAAAGTCGGTTTACCAGGTTCAAATCAGCTAAACAAAACTTACCAGCATGATTATCAGGTATATGTCCGGACAAAAACCGACAACGAAGCACAATTTCCAGCCGCTTTTCAGATCGTTAATGGTGCGGCTCTTAATTGGGAACACACCTGTATCCAACCCGTTGTTGTTAATCCAGCCATTGGAAATACGGGAAACAATGTCTTCGCACCAAGCACCCCTCAACCAAAACCCGCCCGCAAAATCAACTGAACAAATGGCATGCGAACGATTAGAGGCTGCCTTCGGGTAGCCTTTTTTTGTCGGCGCCCTTTTCCCAAAAAAAGGAGCGGACATGATCACAGGCTTCATACCGATTGCAATCGCACCCGGCACCCAGGAGGTCGGGCTTTGGTTATCCGCGTAAGCAGCCGCAGCCTGATCAGGAAAAAAGCGTCTTGATAAGTGGATTAGGAAACCGCCGTTCCAGCGAAATCGCGAAAAATGTTTCTGAAATACCGGGCAACTGCTCAATCTCCAAAAGGGTGCCCGCCTCCAATTCGTCTTTCACGACAATCGGCGGAATGGCCGCAATTCCAGCCCCTTCGCGCGCCATCAGTCGCATCATCGCCATATCATCAATTTCTGCAGCTATTTGGGGCGTCACGCCCAACCGGTTGATCAAAGCATCAATCCCTCGCCGCAACCCACTGGATCGGGTTGGGAGTAATAGAGGACTGCTTGCCAACCGATCCGGGAGTGACATTTCCTCTGAGCAAAGCCTTTGTAATCCGATCAGACTGACCGGCTGCTCATCCAGTCGATGGGCGATAAACGGGGTCATCGCATCGGCCTGCGGTTCCTGATTGGTAAGCACCAGATCAAGTTGCATGGCGCTCAAGGCGCCCATAAGCTCGGCGGAACTCCCTGTACGCAAAATGATTTCAACATCTGTGCGCCCCAAAATCGGTTTCAAAAATGACAATTGAAAGTTGCGGGAGAGGGTCGATATTGCGCCCACGCGCAACGGCTGACGCGAAAACCCGGTTTGTTGCAGTGTCGCCAGCAATTCCTGCCCTGTCGAAAAGATGACCTCCGAATGATCGAGCGTTATCCGGCCAGCCTCTGTTAAATGCAGAGCCCGACCTCTTCGTTCAAAAAGCTTCAGGCCAAGGCGCTCTTCAAGCTGTCGTATCTGCGAGGATAGCGCCGACTGAGACACATTCAGATGTTCCGCTGCCCGGGTAAGATGTCCTTCGCGGGCGACAACGTAAAAATAATAGAGATGGTGGTAATTGATATTCGCCATATCGTTCACTTTAACAGAACGAAAACTAATAAACTATGTATTTTTATTAATAAAAAATATTCGTTAGCTTCCCGGAATTCGCCATCAAGGAGCTTTGTTCGATGAATTTTTTGTATTTACTGCCGGTCCTCGCATCTGCTCTTTTGTTTGTTGTTGCTGCCCTTGCAATCGTACCCGACACGAAACGATCTGATTTGTTCTTCAAGGGGGCTGAAGGCGCCGGCTTGATCACCTTTCTGATGGCGATCGGCGCAACAGCAACCCTTTTCTCGCACGGGGCGGGAACCAGTATGCTGCTTGGTCTGGGTGATTTTGGCTTTAGTGCCAGAATAGATGTTATTAGCGCAACCATGTTTTGCCTTGTATCCTTCATCGGCTGGATCGTGTTGCGCTATTCACGATCTTACCTGCAGGGAGATGCTAATCAGAAATTTTTTATAGGGTGGATGGCGGCAACGCTGGCGTCGGTTTTGATGGTCGTCTCCAGTGGGAACCTGTTTCAA
This region of Sneathiella aquimaris genomic DNA includes:
- a CDS encoding amidohydrolase family protein, yielding MLDLIIRNARRAGGSETLVDIGCQNGMIIAIEPNLVAEAQEEYDAGGHLVSAPFVDSHFHMDATLTYGRPRVNQSGTLLEGIALWSEVKPTLDAADIKERAHKLCRWSAANGTLAIRSHVDICDPSLLAVDALLEVVDEVKPYIDLQLVAFPQDGFYRDPQAEELLIRALDKGVHVVGGIPHFERSMQDGSASVTALCKLAADRGLRVDMHCDESDDPLSRHVEMLAQETVRFGLQGRVAGSHLTSMHSMDNYYVSKLIPLMAEADLQVIANPLINITLQGRHDTYPKRRGMTRVKELMAAGLNVACGHDCVMDPWYSLGSHDMLEVASMGLHVGQMTGQDEMRQMFRSVTVNGAQALGLEKYGLDVGCHADLVVLQAKDEIEALRLKPARLRVYRKGKLLASTPEQHTTVYWGVEENKIDFKFT
- a CDS encoding ABC transporter permease, with product MDFFDMFLNIGFWAATVRMATPLIFGTLGELICERAGVLNLGIEGIMTTGAMVAWMWVYQGGDLWTAVLVAAAFGMLFGYLHSIFSVYMGLSQHVTGIGITLLSTSLSYYSFRMLLPGVTTPPKIEPFQSWAVPFLSDIPVIGEAFFNQSPLTYLAFIMVGVVAYGLYRTPVGLAVRMVGENPMAVEVQGIDVYRVRTAAVMVGSGFMAVGGAFLTISVFDAFYFDMINGRGWICVALVIFASWRPGKALLGAVLFAAFDAIQIRVQQSSASFIPYQFYLMMPYVFSILALIVMSRKAAYPKALLVPFRRGQR
- a CDS encoding ABC transporter permease — its product is MLLEPRTHTPLWMTILAPIAAVFIVLILCGGLILWAGAPLLESYFALFVGAFGSKFAIAETLVRATPLILTGLAAAVAFRAKLWNIGGEGQLYMGALAATYFGTGLITLPAPLMIPFLFVVGAIAGGVLLLIPALLKTRLKVDEVVTTLLLNFVILLLTNYLLFGPWKDPMAMGWPQGAPIVDSGILPNLIAKTRLHGGLIFSVLAAVCIWIVMSKTKWGLEIRAVGLNQDAASFAGIPINKTIIRTALISGGLAACAGVTEVAGTKEYLTLDISPGFGYTGIAVAMLAGLNPLGVIAAALFIAGIYNGADSMSRAMDVSNYIADVITAASLLMVMLAVMLTRMRVRFG
- a CDS encoding ABC transporter ATP-binding protein, whose protein sequence is MTQSEIVLRVDQITKRFGNLTANDAISFSLEKGKVLSLLGENGAGKTTLMNIIFGHYAADEGHIEVFGKRLDSSSPAQAIALGVGMVHQHFTLADNLTVLENIILGTEKLWSLRQEKKTARDKLMSLSEEFGLTVDPDASIKSLTVGEKQRVEILKALYRGAKILILDEPTAVLTPQESDQLFVILRDMLARGLSVIFISHKLGEVMNIADDIAVLRHGKLVANFPVSEASREIIAEKMVGEVIPQPVRETLPAGDPLLKIDGVGFDDESGQTQLKSVSLHLRRNQIVGIAGVSGNGQKALSDLICGTLQPGKGTVEMSGEMVHNFHPLHMVEQGVGRVPEDRHVEGVVGDFSVEENLILEQYSNKEFSKKGWLQAGAIRAHAERLIKAFDIRGAAPDTIVRGLSGGNMQKVILARILENNPQIILANQPTRGLDVGAATFVHEQLLKARGRGAGVVLISEDLEELLAISDLVAVMYQGQLSKQMPVEEVTLQQLGLLMSGEGFLSADREDSHAA
- a CDS encoding BMP family protein, giving the protein MTALAVGMMMVLGATVAQADKLKVAGIYTVPVQQKWAGTLHRALVKAEKEGKIDYVFSEKTANTDYVRVMREYAEGGAKLIVGEAFGISREARKVADDYPEVAFLMGDPGDKYGKNFSVFDNYIHEPCYLMGVIAGSMTKTNKIGMIGGYPIGEVNRLFHAFMAGARSVNPDVEFKVSFIGSWYDPPKAKEFAFAQVESGVDVLYAERAGVVDAAREKGILAFGNVNDMNKEENGKDVVVASALWHMENAIDNAIKDVKAGTFTASNYKEWTMMQKGGASLSSFYEFDSKIPAAAKAKVEELTAKIMSGEFVVEINDDEPKSTF
- a CDS encoding glutathione S-transferase, encoding MARLLVMGNKRYSSWSLRGFLALKFAGLEFEEQVVPLFETQTHATIQTLAPGAPPKVPVLVEDGYSIWDSLSIMEFAAENSMGGPLWPIDPHARARARSIVAEMHGGFFALREHVPMNLSKCEAYQPLPENVEQDVQRILSIWEDCLQTYSAEGPYLFGALSLADAAFAPVVARLKSRSVPVSDVCRRYCDAVWQLPAFEEWRTAAEKEVWVIDQ
- a CDS encoding LysE family translocator, which gives rise to MDPVAFGLFFAAVLVLNLTPGPDMLFSAACGMKGGSRAGLISAAGVASGALVHATFAAVGVTALLARSEFAYDLLRVAGALYLLWVGFKTFQEARKPVRVSTVDTHPSKRHLFFRGFLTNVINPKVGLFFIAFLPQFVDPTTQHLTLTIFLMGCFVGVSGLVVNGAVGVLAGRAGQVMSDRPVLRKCLFYLSGSLFVGLALNLFFMEKA
- a CDS encoding DUF1737 domain-containing protein, producing MSKNQDKEKPYYRLLTGEDTHAFCVRVSEALEEGYVLYGSPSCTFDPKANRMLVAQAVIKGEQGK
- a CDS encoding LysR family transcriptional regulator — its product is MANINYHHLYYFYVVAREGHLTRAAEHLNVSQSALSSQIRQLEERLGLKLFERRGRALHLTEAGRITLDHSEVIFSTGQELLATLQQTGFSRQPLRVGAISTLSRNFQLSFLKPILGRTDVEIILRTGSSAELMGALSAMQLDLVLTNQEPQADAMTPFIAHRLDEQPVSLIGLQRLCSEEMSLPDRLASSPLLLPTRSSGLRRGIDALINRLGVTPQIAAEIDDMAMMRLMAREGAGIAAIPPIVVKDELEAGTLLEIEQLPGISETFFAISLERRFPNPLIKTLFS